Part of the Temnothorax longispinosus isolate EJ_2023e chromosome 5, Tlon_JGU_v1, whole genome shotgun sequence genome is shown below.
TTCAAAGAAAAACTGACAAGACAACTGCAAAGGTGGACACACGGTTTACATACACGCGTACATACGGATTCTTCATACAAAGAATATGAGACCGGTACGTAGCGAGTAACGTGGTGGGAGATACTTGCATGCCCCACCCCCATTAGCCcctcatatttttatatcaacatCTAGTGCGGCTCAGGACGCCGTTGAGCCTGCAGTTTCTTCAGTCgtcttgtataaaattttctcatttttttttaatttaatattattaacatttctttatttgttatgcTGACTGTGAATTTGTGCTTTTTgaaatctaatattttaattagtgcTCCACAAGGTGGTTCCTGTTGTACATGTTAAGGTACTGCCTATAGTGTATTGTGAACATTTTTAGAGAAATAGTGCTCGTACAGTGTGAAATAATCGtgtaatgatattataatcCCGAATTCCTGAAATTGTTCGAAATCCTTAAATTTTTCCTTACACCGTTATTTACCAGTccataaaaatgtatgtgtattttacaaaagcaagaaaaataaactaGCTCGTGAGCTCGCTCCATCCTTTAAATTCCATCCAGGCTTAGATGGCAGCTACTGCATCTTTCATTGGTTAACAATTATCAAGTAAAAAATCCGATCGTCGTTGACCGCAGTTATTTTTCGGTCCTCGGTTTCTTCTCAGTCGTTCCAGTATTCGCGCAGAGAAAACTCGTGCGCGTCTAAGAAGGGCGAGAAGAGGGATAAGTGAATTATCCGTTCGAGGCTGATCGAACATCGGTGGAATTTTAAGGTTTCTCAGCGCACGACTGGGAAGCCAAAACAGTGTTCTGCGAGCAAAGTGAGACGGAAAGCGCTCGTACGgcaaagtattaaaaaaaaatcagccCTACGACatcatctctttttctctattcATCCATTTATCGCGTCTTAAATCGTGACGCGATTTTTCGCGAAAATCATGGATCGCAACGAAAACACGAACGAGGGTGGCAGTTCACCCGACACGGTGATCGCGCGCTCCTCGTCGGAGGAAGAGAAGCGGAAGTCGGTCGTGGCCAGCACCTCTGGCGAATACATCACCGTGGGCGACAGCAGTTCCAGTCTCGACACCCTGACCGGCGGCAGCGTCGCGACCCTCTCTTCCAGCGCCAACGCGGATGACCGAAAGAAGGGTAAATTTGGCGCGTTCAAGAGCAGCCTTCGCGAGGGtaacttatttaaaatcaaGAAGAAGACGCGTGAAACCGACGTATCGTCCTCCTTCGAGGCAGAGCAGCGTGATAAAGGTTAATCTCGACGTGTTCGATGAACTTTCCGCTTCTTATTTACGAGATAGACAACGAATGACGAAGAATGCATGAGCTATTTATGAATCATATCTTTTTAAGATTTACTTTTCGAGTCTTTTAgtttcttcatttttcttcagtattattaattataaaattggaaTGGGACACGTATTATTTCGTTCTTATCCGAGAGCGAAGTTCTTAAACGGCTTTTCCCTGACTCGCGATTCCCTTCCGCTTCAGAGATATCTCAGCAGCAGCAATCGCAACGGCTCGAGGACGAGAAAGAGCCGAAATTGACGACCGACGCGCTTTCCAGCGCGGCtctgaagaagaagaaaaagaagtcgCATTCGCTGGTGCGCAAGCTGAGCCTAAATAAATTTCGCATGTCCTCGGAACAGCAAGAGCCGCGACACACTCCGGAGGGAGGTAATAGTAGCCGATCGCAAAGCCAGTCCTCGCAAGAGTCGCCCGTTCACACATACGCTCGTGCCGCGAAAAGAGGGAACGACGACGCCCTGGAGAGGGAAAAGGGGGTAAAAGAGGAGATTAAGAAACCAGAAAAGCTCGAGAAATCGACGAAGACCGTCAGCGTAGTGCAACGCATATCGCCGTCGCTGACCATCAAGAGCTTTGCGGGAACCGTTCAGCAGGGTGAGCCTTGTATGGATGCTATGGGTCGCGGTTGCAAAACCTGCACGAAACTTGAAAGGGCGGAAGATTCCGCGATATTCGCTTTTTAACGACGATTTCATTCAGTCTTTGacgtatttttatgaaataaattctgGGAGATATGCGTCTGCAGTTTCTTGAAAGATAAAATCTAGAGATACGtatgcattgaaaaaaaatatgtctgGATTTTATTTCTGAGAAACGCAGGTGCGCACAtctcttcaaattttattcctttccTTTATGTCGATGCTTgtctcattttattttcaaccTTCTCGTAACAAACGCACGTAGAACTGCACGATTATTGGCAACCGCATATATAGCAAAGCACCGTAGCAACGTTGTAACCGCTGAAAGCTACTTGAGATCATATACGAAAAACCGACCGTAAAAACGTTTCTCCATACAGCCGCGCATCATCAAATTTCTCCGGACACTGAACGACAGTCGCAACAGGAGAATCAAGATAACGCCTCACCTTTCGATAAACGATGCAGCTCGACACTCCCATACGCGTTGTCGAGATGGCCGGAGCCTAGCGAGACGAAGCCCGCGGAGGATCCAGCGGCCAGGAGAGGCAAGGTAAAGACGAAATACGATTCGGAATTCTCTGAATGTGTGCCGTCGACATCGTCGCCCGTCGAGATTCGCCGTAAGCTGTCGTTGCTCGAGGAGAAGCGAGCGATATTTCAGCGACGCTTCTTCGATTCGGAATCCAAGGACGCGACGCGCTCGGACGAGACGGTGATCAACGTTAACACCCGCGGCAAATTATCAAGTACCGACAGCAACGAGTTCCTTCAACAGCTGGAAGAGGAAAGGAAGAATAAAGTGCGGCACATTAGCGTGAGGACCTTCGACACGTTCTCCACTTTCGACAATACCCTCGACGAGGAGGATCTCTCGGAGGATTACGACAATACAGGCAGCAATTATCGCAGACTTTACAACGTCATGGCACCCGTGACAGCCGTGGACCACCTTGAGGTGAGATGCATCGCGGTAGGTGCGGTATAGGGTTGTCTCCGTTAACGTTACGAACGTCTGATGTTTTGCGGCATTGAATGGCGATATTGAATTGCGAAACacgatgaaatatatatgttacgcgTATAATGTATGATCGGCTTCGTCGTGTTGGAAATACGATAGCCTGGATCATTCCACGTTGACGCATTTGCAGCCACAATCAACAAAGCTCTGCGTAACTAGAATTGAtaggaagaagaaataagtacttaaaattacttttaagtttttttcttGAGAAACTTGAAGAAAATAccgaattttttatatctatatctgtacCTTAGAGGTAAAGGTAAAATCGTATATGTCCATTTTTGTACATTCGGAGAAATTaggtttaaaattttaaatagggaaataatgtatatttttttagatataaaataaaagtagtaacttgatttattaagtttttaattaagtaatttaactGTGGCATgtgtataatacaatttagtACAATTGCCAATAACACGCTGTACCTGCTTTAAAAATTAGgcactataaaaattttcaatacaaCTTTTTCTAAACCTTATATCTAGGAACTAGTAATAATAGACATAATTAAGACGCTTTACCACTATACAACTTAAGCTGTCctgttatattgaaaaatgtattaactccattttgacaaaaactgGAGATACGCGATTCTTTACCTCTAAGATACAGACATATATTCATTCGTAGAAAAGTTCTTGACGTGGATCGATTTATACTCCAATATTAGACACGAGAGGATATACACTTAGCGAACCAACAGCGAATGCGAACGTTCGGATATTCGCGTTTTTGCTCTTAGGTTGTTTGTTCTTTCTTTCGATTGCATCAAATACTAGAATTCGACCAGATTCGGTGTTTGCTGCATGTagcaatttgaaatttttgattaTATCTGTTGAACAATGACAACAAACGTTTACGTTCGCTGTTTGTTCGCTAAGTGTATGTAGCTCTAGAGACTCTCCTGCTAATCCAGTCAAACGCTGCGGTACGCGTTTGCGGTACCTTTCTGATACCGATCCGCTTATATTTCTGCCCCTTTGGATCTTGCGCGTTACCTCGTCTGGTTACGGAGTTTCGAATTACGTGGTTATTTCGCGCGTTCTATCTATCGTCTACGTTTCAGAGGAAAAAAATGCGCGATTATATAGATAACCGAAGTTGCTCGAAATCAGGAGAATCAAATAGAAGATAATCCGTTCGCTTCGAAAATTCATCATCGAAATAGAAAGTCCATCATGTCAAAAGATGGTCCGTCACACTATTGATGTCTCTTCGAATTCGATGGCGATTATTCAGATTGCTGATAATACATTCATTAAGACGCGAGAGGCTTATTGTTGTATTTATAGTTCTTGTGCAGTCCCCCCACGACCGTACTCGGGGATCATTCTCCCATCATGCAAGTCTCTCAGTTTATTTCGTTCACGCGAGTTGCAGCAGCGAGATCATTCGCGAGGAACGTAATTATTTCCAGTCTCTAACAAGCGTACAGGCACCTAGAAAGTCGCGCGTAAACATGGAcgtcgaattaaaaatttggcgAAATTTAGAAACGTTCGATTTCGGCAAGTGGAAGGTGCAACCGAAAGAATGGAAATGGCTCGGGgttcgttaaaaatatttgcgtttctaaaaaaaaattattttatttatattttccgtATCTATATAAGCgatacttaataattatccaattatttgtgataaatcatatgtgtattttcttcctctttacGATTAATAAAACGTATTCGGCGTCGTTGGTTGTTATCTATCAAGTTAATGCGCTGCCTATGAAAATGGGGAGAAAAGCAGCGTCATCCCGAGTGCAtgatatcttgaaaaaaatattgtttcttcaagaaaaaaaaagtgttttgCGTTCAAATGTTTATTGTATTTCCTTTTGTTGTTTCAGTCGTCGTCGAATAATGCACCCAACCTCGGAGTAAGCGAGAAACGGGAGCacttgtacaaaatattagTAATCGGCGAGCTCGGGGCGGGGAAAACGTCTATCATCAAACGATACGTGCATCAATTCTTCTCCCAACATTATCGCGCGACGATTGGCGTCGACTTCGCGCTCAAAGTCCTGAACTGGGATCCGCATACCATCATCAGACTGCAGTTATGGGATATCGCAGGTCAATAGTAACTCACAACCTCCTTTCATTTTTGGAGCTAATAATGGAACATAATACTCGGGACAGATAGATTAACATACACATGCATGGttcttattttctatttactgACAAACATCTTAGATATCTCAAACGCTTCTAAAATTGTctaattaatagtttaaacCATAGCCGAGTTATTATacgcgaataatataattttatttaaatgtgtttattcaatatttaatattttatttaatattagaattagtTAAGTTTAATAAACTTACCTAATCTTCATATTTAATGATCTGTCTAGGTCAAGAAAGGTTCGGGAACATGACCAGAGTTTACTACAAGGAAGCCGTAGGTGCTTTCATAGTATTCGACGTGACGAGGAGCGCGACGCTGGACGCTGTGGTGAAATGGAAACAGGACCTGGATTCAAAAGTGCAGCTTCCTGATGGATCAGCGATACCGTGCGTTTTACTGGCGAATAAGTGCGATCAGCAGAAGGAAGGTCTGGTTAACTCGCCCACCAAGATGGACGAATACTGTAAAGAGAAGAACTTCTCCGGCTGGTTTGAAACCTCGGCGAAAGAGAATATTAACATCGAGGAAGCAGCCAAATTTCTCGTCAATAAAGTAAGAGATATTTCACGTTACTTTTCCTTCATGTTAAATCATAAATGTAGAGAAGCAGATCTCTTAAAAATGAAATCTAGGATCGTGAACAATTTTGACTTAAAAATAAGAcggatatattaatattcggTGGAGACTTTGTGTCATATAATCAAGCTTAAGTTTACTATGCCTGTTGCTTATGCGTGACGTACGACGGATTAATCATTGACGTCTTTCGCCCTAGAAGTGATCGACTTatgatgcataattaattaatcaacgTGAAACCAATCAGCATCTCTGGCATCTGCGTGTCAAACTTGCGATCGGACGATTGCTATTATTGCTTCACCCACTATTTCAGCGCATATATTAATTTGGTTGTggctattaatattaaatatatgtaaaatgtttgtttCAGATACTTCAAAACGATCAGGTTATAAAAGACAACGGTGTCCAAGACCAGACGGACGGCGAGAGATTCGCGTTGAATCAATCTCCGACGAGCTCCAAAAAATCCTGCAGCTGCTGACGAATAGGCAAATTGTCGAATTCAAGTTCGAATTCTCGGTCACGATTTTCCATTTATCAACCTCAATGTATCTTCGTAGATGCCATGAGAATCATAATTTTCTACACTTTGCCATTCTTCGTAGTAGGAAGCATCTGCTTATTCTCCAACGAGAATCTTTTATAATGTGTGAAAGTTATTTGGGTCTGTCAATCTAAATCATTTTCAGATATATACAGCGTAAGAAAGCCATAATTTAAGGGtaatagttaaataaattttttaatattcctcTAAACAGTGCTTTTATAACGGTATAATGATAAGATTACCGATGTACATTCTTTCTTAATAATTGACAcgtgcatttaaatattaatttaattcgagTAGATTTGTATATAACGCTGCTTTCTGTGTCTGCTCAAAATTGTGTGAATAACTGCTATTCATACAAATGCTTCTAGCGTCATTAATAGCAAGAATTGAGAATCTTGTGCGTATATGTGTGGTAAAGAGCGtaatactatttattattatttggttaattaaattgatcccacacatatatacacatactaTGAAttcgataaaaacaaaatatacttttaattgttttctcgTTCGATTTACAGTACGCTTCCTATCTATACTTCCATTTCGCTGTTAATTATACTGATTGAATTCAGTATTTTACTGATTAAATTCAGTTGTCGACAACATTGTGCCTCCTTTCGCACAATCGCAGTTATTTACACAAGACAGCTGATTGTAATTAGAACGTCAAACGATCGATTTTATGTAATACGCGTTTAGGCAAATTTGCTGATAGCATTGCAATATTTGGACTGAAATTCAGGGtgaaagatgaaaaataagaatgttTAATGTATCGCTTCTCGTGTCGAGGGAAAAAGTGTAGAGATATATAATGTTCTTGATATAGATCTACGTACAGAAGCATACGTGTGTTATAGTAAGTAAGGTATATATCGAGAGctgcatatatacgtatatgtatacatcgtgcattgtaaataattcagaTTTTACATTAATGATCTTCACCTTTCGAGCGATGTTCGCATGTTTgcacttttatataatatgatttaataacGCGGCGCATATATCTCGTTATTGCAGAGAAaattgtagatatatatacatacatataatattttatatatgttatttccGAGGCATAATATATCTGATACGCTATTGTACTATCTAACAGTAACAATAGCAACATACCTGCCTATTTTTAgtctttttgtataaatacaaGACATAATTACAAAACAATGTTTAActgtattaaatttgttaatatcaAAGTATATTGTTGGGTCTCCTTTTTGTCCTTATATACATATCGTCATTCCATTTTCAACATATTCTTCTCTTTGAACAATATTCATCTGGAATCGCAATAGCCGCGTTCGGCAGAAACGACTGTTGATGAGTGtgtcgtcttatcaacacgcTATGTTGATTTGTTGgatctaaaagtaagagccaatcacgttcgattgcTACTGAGCGGTTTGTTTTGCTGAACCCGCTCACACACAATGATGGGAACGCTGAGATTCGAGCTTAGCAGATCCTAATTACTAACCTACTTCGTAAACATCTATGCGACTTTAGATAACGgcgataagaaatattaaggAATAGAGAACGGAGATAGCGACATTTGTTTGGGATTCAAGAGATTCCTGCGACATTAACGAGCTTCTAAAGTGTGAGATGGATAGTTATGATAGTGCGAAGGTAACAGATTCGATTGAGATGACTTCCCAATTTTCTCAGCTCTTTTGGAAAAACTTGTCCGTTACTGTGCCTGCCGAAGATGACGATTGTTCGAGAGAACGATGGTGCAAGTTTTTGCGCAAAAAACCTGTGAAAACGTTGAACATACTGAAAGAGGGTAATTCTCTTTGTCAATATTGAAGCGCAATGAAAAATTTGTACCTGGATTTAGTCAGATTGTTGATCATTCAATGATCTGTGATTTATTAATCTATCACGATAagtaaggtaaatgtacccaatgcctggacacgtacctatgtctggacacttttatcattttagtctttaaataagtttcatgacgcgaattaaaatcaaagattaaaaacatttttcttgtattatatttttatctttgattttaattcgcgttatacttatttaaaaactaaaataataaaggtgtcCAGACGTAGGTCTTAAGCATCccggcattggtacatttaccttagcATTTCTATTTATTAGTAACAGTGCTTCTCTTGTTATAAAGTATCCGGGTATGCAGAGACTGGTAACATGTTCGCTATATTGGGACCGAGGTATGCAGAATACAATACAAAGTATATATCTTCGTGATTATTCCATGCTAAATTCACGGGTCATGGATGTACAAATTTGTTTCTCCAGTGGTGCCGGCAAAACCACGTTTCTTGCCACTTTGGCGAGAAGACTCGAATTAACTTCGGGCGCAGTAAAGATCGACGGGCACGACGTTTCTCGAGAAACGATGACAGCAATATCGAGCTACATATCGCAATTTGATGTTCTACCTTCCACGCTCACTCCCAGGGAACACATGTCGTTCATGgtatcgaaaaaatatatataagaacttATGAAATAGTAAAACAggataaaattattgactTATAATTTTTGCACGCGATCGATTGTTTTTCATGTTTCAAGCTGTTCTTTTTTAGTGCGCTTTGAAAATAGGAAGTAGTTACAGCGTGCTACAAAGAAAATCCTTAGGGGAAGAATTTTTGCGGGATCTTGGATTATACAAGTGCATCGACGTCGCTATATCCAAGCTATCCGGCGGCGAAAGGAAGCGCTTGTCGCTAGCCGTGGAATTAGTTACGAGGccaaagattttttttttagacgaGCCTACCACGGGTAAGAATTTAGATTTACGTGAAAGTAGATCTTGATTGTCGCATGTCGATCGTTAATCGTCGAATATTAAACATAGATCTATctatagtaataatttttatgaattttatacattCCATCTTTAATTGCTTTTGAGTCTTGCACCGATTATTCTTCAGTCTTGAAACGCAAACTTATACCAAAgcttgataattaatatatatattgaaaatcaatttaatattactgatgctaataagcattttatcaaggaattttacaaaaagatataaatgaatattcgAGTGCAGGTCTGGACACTTTCGCCGCAATGCACGTCGTGCAATCGTTGAAATTAATCGCCTCGAGAGGCACCATAGTCTTCTGCACAATTCATCAACCAGGTATGATGATATACAACATATTCAGCCACGTGATACTGATGGCCGATGGTAGATCGGTATATTTTGGAACGCTGAGAAACGCCACGAATTTTTTTGACAGGTAAAATTCCAATATTTCGACGCTCGCAATTAGTTTATCGTGAAATGATAGAACAacatcgatatattttacgcACACAGCCAGAATCATCACTGTCCCGTAAACTACGACGAGTCCGAATATTACGTAAACATTCTGTCACGCTGGAATCGAGCGGATCGCAATATCGAGCTGTGCCGTGCGTTCTCACGATCGCCGCTATCAACGATCCCCGTGGTTGAAAATATCCCGGTTTTCCACGCCAGCCCTCGAAAGTATTGAAATAAAACGGCAGCAAAATTTCTCGAATAGATTTTCCCGGATAACGTTCATGGAgcgtaataatttttgtcgtAGAATGTCAGGATGGTTCGTGCAGTTTTACTGGTTGCTCTGGAGAACATTCCTGCGGGATAAGAGAACGGCCTTCGACAATTGGGTCATGTGGTTCTCTTGCGCGGTAATAAGATAGAAACAGAATTTTAGAGTAATTCCGATCAAAAtccgattaatttaatcggcGATTGACTCAACCGACAGAATTACTTGCGGCAAATTTTCTAACATCTAACTATATTATTCGTTGTTCCCAATCTAGTCTTTTTTCCATATCTGTACTTTAGAGGTAAAGCATTGTATCTCcagtttttgtcaaaatgaagttgatacatttttcaatgtaaCAGgagtttaaattgtataataatggTAAAGAGCGTTTTATTATGTCTATTATTACTAGTTTCTAGGATACAATGTTTAGAAAAAGTcggattaaaaatttttatagtgcttaatttttaaagcagGTACAGCGTGTTGGCAGTTGTACTATTAAACATGTcagtttaattactttattaaaaatttgataaaccCAAGGCgcttatacttttatttaataaaaatatatcatttcctTATTTAACCCTTTAAACGTACCTTTTGTTTTCTCTGAATAATAATGGAGATACGATTCTTTACCTCTAAGGTGCagatatgttaaataataaaagattaaaccATGTTAACGATATAAAATACAGGTATTACTTAACAAGTTAATCGCCGATTAATCGGAGTCTTAGAAACAAGAAAAGAGGCAAAAATTGCAATGAAAAAAGATCTGTGATTTTGTAGCTGTCCATCGTcttcgtaaatattttttacgctgGCACCAACTCGTCGACGCAGGAAGGCATACAGAACGCTCGGGGGGTGTTGTACCTGACGATCTCCGAGGTAATTTTTACGATCGCCTACTCCGTCGTTTACGAGCTGCCCGGCGAGCTGGTTCTCTACGTGCGCGAAAATACCGTGTACACGCCCGGGCCTTATTACCTCGCCACCGTTCTCGCCCTGGTAATTACTCGTTGGCGTATACGTTATAGAAGCGACATAGATCTCGCGACATTATCACGATTTCTCGACGGAAATTCCTCAGATACCCAAGGCGACATTCAAGGCGCTCTTGTTCACGATCGCGCTATACCTGGCGCTGCATTCCGAATTCTCGTTGCTCAGCTTCTGCTCCTATTGCCTCTgcacgacggcggcggcgattTGCGGTATCGCGTACGGCATGACGATCTCCAGCTGGATCGCCGACATCGATATCGTGATTACGATAATGATACCGCTCGACATGTTGTTCCTATTGATGGCGGGGACGTTTTACAATCTGCGGTAAGTGCGCTGTCCGCTGTCCGCTGTCAATATCACGACCCCAGACAGCacgtccaaaatcgggacataagacgtcttaagGGAGGAAACCACTGTGacggttttaaaaaatcgaatttttttgcGGAGGTACACGGCACcacgcaaatattaatattttttaacgattttttaaacaatatattcaatatatgttttaaagaaataacaaatcaatttcattaaatttattatttctcacaaaaaaaaatgtatgaaaatagcattttttccGACCGTCACAGTGGTTTCCTCccttaaaaacattttaagatatcTTCAAGACAtgttatgtcccgattttggacatggtACACTGGGACGAACAGAATTCCATCGCGCACGTTAAAAGTTGATTCCCGTAGGACCTTGCCGAGCTACCTGGCGTATTTCAAATATTCCTCCATGTTTTACTACGCCACCGAAGCTATATCGATAGTACACTGGTCGGAGATAGAGAACATTGGTAAGAGATGGTTAAATCTTTTGGGGCTGAgctttattaacattttaatttttctttcctcaGATTGTCCAGCCAGTCGCGGCCTGCCTTGTCTATCGAACGGAACAGAGGTTTTATCAGAGTACGGATATAACGAAAATAACTTCTGGTGGGACATGATCGGACTGCTGCTTCTAACAATTCTGATGAACATCACCGCGTATCTCGGcacgagaagaagaagagcgTCAAGGCCAATCGCTTATTAGTCGACGAGACGCAATCACGATGCATTTTcctaatgttattaattatgtaaaagctCATTGATTTCTTCAGATTACATGGTTTGATAacgtaaaaattcaattactgtgatctatttttcattattgcagaaattataaatatacgacGTAAATTTTGGAGCAAAAGGATAGAATCTTATTATCTTATTGCACTGACAAGACGAGACTACAACGATGGTAATTATTAGGTATTAGATTCAAACTGTGTGTGTAAGTGTATCACACAGTTAATAAGAAACTCAATTACCCCAACTCTTtcgaatacataaataaaaaggttaaaaaattgttagaaTAAACGTAAATACAAGTATACCCCACCGTAAATTCACGCCGTTATTTCTCGTCTTTTTCGAGAAGCTAAAACTTCCCTTCTCGCGTAAACGTTAAGTCAAGTTGATCTCCACGCGCGAGACTAATTTAATCGTGCATTACGCAAACCGACGTCGTAGCACTGAAGTataaagaataagaataaa
Proteins encoded:
- the Rab32 gene encoding uncharacterized protein Rab32 isoform X4; this encodes MDRNENTNEGGSSPDTVIARSSSEEEKRKSVVASTSGEYITVGDSSSSLDTLTGGSVATLSSSANADDRKKGKFGAFKSSLREGNLFKIKKKTRETDVSSSFEAEQRDKEISQQQQSQRLEDEKEPKLTTDALSSAALKKKKKKSHSLVRKLSLNKFRMSSEQQEPRHTPEGGNSSRSQSQSSQESPVHTYARAAKRGNDDALEREKGVKEEIKKPEKLEKSTKTVSVVQRISPSLTIKSFAGTVQQAAHHQISPDTERQSQQENQDNASPFDKRCSSTLPYALSRWPEPSETKPAEDPAARRGKSSSNNAPNLGVSEKREHLYKILVIGELGAGKTSIIKRYVHQFFSQHYRATIGVDFALKVLNWDPHTIIRLQLWDIAGQERFGNMTRVYYKEAVGAFIVFDVTRSATLDAVVKWKQDLDSKVQLPDGSAIPCVLLANKCDQQKEGLVNSPTKMDEYCKEKNFSGWFETSAKENINIEEAAKFLVNKILQNDQVIKDNGVQDQTDGERFALNQSPTSSKKSCSC
- the Rab32 gene encoding uncharacterized protein Rab32 isoform X2; the protein is MDRNENTNEGGSSPDTVIARSSSEEEKRKSVVASTSGEYITVGDSSSSLDTLTGGSVATLSSSANADDRKKEISQQQQSQRLEDEKEPKLTTDALSSAALKKKKKKSHSLVRKLSLNKFRMSSEQQEPRHTPEGGNSSRSQSQSSQESPVHTYARAAKRGNDDALEREKGVKEEIKKPEKLEKSTKTVSVVQRISPSLTIKSFAGTVQQAAHHQISPDTERQSQQENQDNASPFDKRCSSTLPYALSRWPEPSETKPAEDPAARRGKVKTKYDSEFSECVPSTSSPVEIRRKLSLLEEKRAIFQRRFFDSESKDATRSDETVINVNTRGKLSSTDSNEFLQQLEEERKNKVRHISVRTFDTFSTFDNTLDEEDLSEDYDNTGSNYRRLYNVMAPVTAVDHLESSSNNAPNLGVSEKREHLYKILVIGELGAGKTSIIKRYVHQFFSQHYRATIGVDFALKVLNWDPHTIIRLQLWDIAGQERFGNMTRVYYKEAVGAFIVFDVTRSATLDAVVKWKQDLDSKVQLPDGSAIPCVLLANKCDQQKEGLVNSPTKMDEYCKEKNFSGWFETSAKENINIEEAAKFLVNKILQNDQVIKDNGVQDQTDGERFALNQSPTSSKKSCSC
- the Rab32 gene encoding uncharacterized protein Rab32 isoform X1, translated to MDRNENTNEGGSSPDTVIARSSSEEEKRKSVVASTSGEYITVGDSSSSLDTLTGGSVATLSSSANADDRKKGKFGAFKSSLREGNLFKIKKKTRETDVSSSFEAEQRDKEISQQQQSQRLEDEKEPKLTTDALSSAALKKKKKKSHSLVRKLSLNKFRMSSEQQEPRHTPEGGNSSRSQSQSSQESPVHTYARAAKRGNDDALEREKGVKEEIKKPEKLEKSTKTVSVVQRISPSLTIKSFAGTVQQAAHHQISPDTERQSQQENQDNASPFDKRCSSTLPYALSRWPEPSETKPAEDPAARRGKVKTKYDSEFSECVPSTSSPVEIRRKLSLLEEKRAIFQRRFFDSESKDATRSDETVINVNTRGKLSSTDSNEFLQQLEEERKNKVRHISVRTFDTFSTFDNTLDEEDLSEDYDNTGSNYRRLYNVMAPVTAVDHLESSSNNAPNLGVSEKREHLYKILVIGELGAGKTSIIKRYVHQFFSQHYRATIGVDFALKVLNWDPHTIIRLQLWDIAGQERFGNMTRVYYKEAVGAFIVFDVTRSATLDAVVKWKQDLDSKVQLPDGSAIPCVLLANKCDQQKEGLVNSPTKMDEYCKEKNFSGWFETSAKENINIEEAAKFLVNKILQNDQVIKDNGVQDQTDGERFALNQSPTSSKKSCSC
- the Rab32 gene encoding uncharacterized protein Rab32 isoform X3, with translation MARWPDGPSCGDIGRETFPLAFEEEAAIRVRSAAGVPGIQAESSRPSNEISQQQQSQRLEDEKEPKLTTDALSSAALKKKKKKSHSLVRKLSLNKFRMSSEQQEPRHTPEGGNSSRSQSQSSQESPVHTYARAAKRGNDDALEREKGVKEEIKKPEKLEKSTKTVSVVQRISPSLTIKSFAGTVQQAAHHQISPDTERQSQQENQDNASPFDKRCSSTLPYALSRWPEPSETKPAEDPAARRGKVKTKYDSEFSECVPSTSSPVEIRRKLSLLEEKRAIFQRRFFDSESKDATRSDETVINVNTRGKLSSTDSNEFLQQLEEERKNKVRHISVRTFDTFSTFDNTLDEEDLSEDYDNTGSNYRRLYNVMAPVTAVDHLESSSNNAPNLGVSEKREHLYKILVIGELGAGKTSIIKRYVHQFFSQHYRATIGVDFALKVLNWDPHTIIRLQLWDIAGQERFGNMTRVYYKEAVGAFIVFDVTRSATLDAVVKWKQDLDSKVQLPDGSAIPCVLLANKCDQQKEGLVNSPTKMDEYCKEKNFSGWFETSAKENINIEEAAKFLVNKILQNDQVIKDNGVQDQTDGERFALNQSPTSSKKSCSC
- the Rab32 gene encoding uncharacterized protein Rab32 isoform X5 translates to MARWPDGPSCGDIGRETFPLAFEEEAAIRVRSAAGVPGIQAESSRPSNAAHHQISPDTERQSQQENQDNASPFDKRCSSTLPYALSRWPEPSETKPAEDPAARRGKVKTKYDSEFSECVPSTSSPVEIRRKLSLLEEKRAIFQRRFFDSESKDATRSDETVINVNTRGKLSSTDSNEFLQQLEEERKNKVRHISVRTFDTFSTFDNTLDEEDLSEDYDNTGSNYRRLYNVMAPVTAVDHLESSSNNAPNLGVSEKREHLYKILVIGELGAGKTSIIKRYVHQFFSQHYRATIGVDFALKVLNWDPHTIIRLQLWDIAGQERFGNMTRVYYKEAVGAFIVFDVTRSATLDAVVKWKQDLDSKVQLPDGSAIPCVLLANKCDQQKEGLVNSPTKMDEYCKEKNFSGWFETSAKENINIEEAAKFLVNKILQNDQVIKDNGVQDQTDGERFALNQSPTSSKKSCSC